A region of the Acinetobacter defluvii genome:
ATGCTTTTTTATACCTTATAAACCCAATTCTGACCAGATTTTTTCAATTTCTTTGGCAGAATAAGCACCCATGACTTTTGTTCCATTAGAAAAAATAATTGCAGGTGTACCATGTAGACCTAATTTTTTCCCAAGAGCTAAGTTACGCTCAATAGGAGTTTCACAGTTTGCAGCAGCGCTCGGTGATATAGCATTTTGAATTAAGTTTTTCCATGCATAGGTGGGATTACTAGAACACCAAACTTGCTTAGATGGAATAATCGACTGATTTTTAATGGGATATATAAAAGTATAAATCGTTACATCACTGAGCTGGGTTAAATTCTTTTCAAGACTTTTGCAATATGGGCAATTTGGGTCAGAAAAGATCGCAAGCTGACGCTTACCATTCCCCCTTACTGTTTTAATGGCATCATTTAAAGGTAATTTTTTAAAATCAACCTGCTGATCTTTTAAAGCCAAATCTTTGGTGAGATTATGTTGATCCTTTAAGCGGATCATGCTGCCCACAAACAAATGTTGTGCATCTTCATTGATATAGATGATTTTCTGATCTAGCGTACCACTATACAAACCCTGCATTTCAGTGGCTTGTATATTTTCAATTTTCACATTGGGATAGTTTTTTTCAAGTTTAGCTTTGACTGCATCAACATCTGCAAAACTAAACGGGCTAATGAGTAAACTTAGCCCCACCATCATACTTTTTTTAAACATAAATACCTGATTAAATCCTAGACTCACAGTACAGATTTAACCATAACCCTCATTTATTTGTGTTGAGGTTCAGTTGAAATTAAAGCATCCTTCTGGTTTCACGTGGAACAAAACTAAAACTTGCAGTCTGATTAATTTCAACCGTAATATGTACTAATTCCTCATGAACAGATAAAGCGTGTCGAACTTGATCCGCAGTTAAAGCCCTATCACGACTTTCTAACACCAAAATCACAGAAAATTTACCACGTGCAACTTTCCAAACATGTAAGTCGGTAATATTGACAGATACATTTAAACTCGCAATCGCTTCACGAACGTCATTCACAATAGGATGATCCATTTCAGCATCCAACAAAGTTTTGCCTGTTTCTTTAATCAGTCCCAAAGACCACTTTCCAACTAAAATTGCCCCCACGATCCCTAAAACAGCATCTAAAAAATCCCATCCAAAATATTTACCTGCAAATAAAGCCACAATTGCCAGCACAGAAGTTACTGCATCTGCGACCACATGTAAAAATGCCGCTTTTTGATTTAAATCATGCTCATGATGATCTGATTCGTGTGAATGGTGATGGTGATGGTCAACATCATCATGTAGTAACCAAGCGCAAACTAAATTGATCACTAAACCCAGAATAGCAATCGGTATCGCTTCATTATAA
Encoded here:
- the dmeF gene encoding CDF family Co(II)/Ni(II) efflux transporter DmeF; this translates as MQFKPIQRQHSHHFDQGNPLAQKKILIATLLTGAMMIFEIIGGWIFNSMALLADGWHMSSHMLALGLAYMAYRAARHYAQDTRFSFGTWKIEILAGYSSAILLMVVALLMTFQSVERLFHPVQIHYNEAIPIAILGLVINLVCAWLLHDDVDHHHHHSHESDHHEHDLNQKAAFLHVVADAVTSVLAIVALFAGKYFGWDFLDAVLGIVGAILVGKWSLGLIKETGKTLLDAEMDHPIVNDVREAIASLNVSVNITDLHVWKVARGKFSVILVLESRDRALTADQVRHALSVHEELVHITVEINQTASFSFVPRETRRML
- a CDS encoding DsbC family protein; translated protein: MFKKSMMVGLSLLISPFSFADVDAVKAKLEKNYPNVKIENIQATEMQGLYSGTLDQKIIYINEDAQHLFVGSMIRLKDQHNLTKDLALKDQQVDFKKLPLNDAIKTVRGNGKRQLAIFSDPNCPYCKSLEKNLTQLSDVTIYTFIYPIKNQSIIPSKQVWCSSNPTYAWKNLIQNAISPSAAANCETPIERNLALGKKLGLHGTPAIIFSNGTKVMGAYSAKEIEKIWSELGL